One region of Pygocentrus nattereri isolate fPygNat1 chromosome 14, fPygNat1.pri, whole genome shotgun sequence genomic DNA includes:
- the arhgdia gene encoding rho GDP-dissociation inhibitor 1, protein MAEHEPTPEQLAAIAAENEDSEAVNYKPPAQKTLQEIQELDKDDESLRKYKEALLGSTAVAIDPKAPNVQVTRLTLVCDSAPAPLTLDLQGDLESFKKQSFVLKEGVEYRIKISFKVNKEIVSGLKYVQQTFRKGVKLDKSDYMVGSYGPRPNEYEFLTPLEEAPKGLLARGTYNIKSKFTDDDKHDHLSWEWNLNIKKDWKD, encoded by the exons ATGGCAGAGCACGAACCCACCCCAGAGCAGCTAGCGGCCATCGCTGCTGAGAACGAGGACAGTGAGGCTGTGAACTACAAGCCGCCAGCACAGAAAACCCTCCAGGAAATCCAGGAGCTGGACAAGGACGACGAAAGCCTGCGCAAGTACAAGGAGGCCTTGTTGGGCTCAACCGCCGTGGCCATAG ATCCTAAGGCCCCCAATGTCCAGGTGACACGACTAACTTTGGTGTGTGATTCAGCCCCTGCTCCTCTGACCCTTGACCTGCAAG GAGACCTGGAGAGCTttaagaaacagtcatttgtaCTGAAAGAAGGAGTGGAGTATAGGATAAAGATCAGCTTCAAG GTAAACAAGGAGATTGTTTCAGGACTGAAGTATGTACAGCAGACCTTTAGGAAAGGGGTGAAGC TTGACAAGTCCGACTACATGGTGGGCAGTTACGGACCTCGGCCTAACGAGTATGAGTTCCTGACCCCGCTGGAGGAGGCGCCCAAAGGCTTGCTGGCCCGCGGCACCTACAACATAAAGTCCAAGTTCACTGACGATGACAAGCACGACCATCTGTCCTGGGAGTGGAACCTCAACATCAAGAAGGACTGGAAAGACTAA